The sequence ATACGACTGCTCCTCCTTGCCCCAGTGTGCAGGGGTCAGGTTATTGTTCCGATAGAACAGCGGGTCGATGATGTACCATGCGAACTTGGCACGGTTGATACCATTGCCTATTTGATTGGAGGCCGCACCTTCTGGGAACAACTGACTCTGACCCTGCGGTGTACTTGCCAGCACCCACGACTGCCGCTGCTTCAGGTCGATGTAGTTCACACTTCCCTCAAAGTCATCCAGATACGAAACACCACTTTTTGTAATGGCCTTGGCATTGCCCGGAATGAGATGGGCAAACTCACCCGAAGCAGAGAAGGTTGACACCTCCTTGGTGCTGATCAGCGGGATCATGTCCACCAACTTGGTGAGCAAACGCGACTCGGTGCGGTAACTACCATTCACACCCCAAATGGTGTTGTTGATCGGCTCATCACCTTGGTTCACCTTCTGCGTCAGCGGTCGTTCGCGCAGGTTCATTATCGTGGCACCGAACACAAGATCGTTACTGATCTTGTAATCCATGTGCACCCCTGCCAAGGTCTTCTTCTGGATGTTGAAGAGCGAATTGCTCTCGTAGTTGGCGGTCACTTTCTGACCCGATGCAATGATCGCATCATTGATAATGGTCACACGGCCCAAGGTGTAGTCCACCGTGTAATCCACGTTCTCGGTCAGGGTCTGACTACCAGCGGTCACGGTCACACTTCCTTGCGGAATGTTCATCCCGCCAAGCGAAATGACCGAACCACCCTCGCCTTTGTAGGTTCCCGCAATGATGAATCGGTTCAATTGAGGGAAGTTCAATGCCGCCTGATGCGTAGAGTCGTACAACTGTTGGTACACATACTTTTTGGCGATCTCTTCCTCAGATGGAAGATTGAACTTATTCTCCAAATGGCTACCGAACGGCTCCACCACCGGGAAGTAGATGCGGCCGTTCTGGCTGGTGATCGTCACGCCCTCTACAAAGTCGAAGAACCCATCAGGATACGGGTCATTATTGTAGTTCAGTTTATCCAGATTCATCGTACGTAGCAGGATCTGCCCATCGATCGCCCCTTCCGGAATGTAATTGGTCTTGGTACCTGCGGCAATGTTGTCGTAGATGATGTCCAAGCGGAAATCCTCCTTCGATACCTGATAGGCACCGATGCTATAGACGTTCTTCATCATCAGGTCCCAAAGCGGCAACTTCGGGTTGGTGATGGTGCTTTTCAGCAACTTGGTATAAAGCGCCTGATCGCCTGTGATACCGTCCGTGGAGAATTCACCCACTTGGTAAACCTTGCCTCCGTACGTGTACTGGAACGCCACCGAAAGCACCTCATTCGGCTGCATTTCCCTGTTCAAGGAGATGTAACCCAATTGCGGATGATACCGGTATTCCGATGGATCCAATGGCGTGGCAAACTGCAACGCTTCGTAATCCTGTGAGTTGATGAAGTTGTCGGTAGTTTCCAGCGGCCCCAACACGCCTTCCACCTGATCGATATTCCTTGCCCCAACATAGGATGAGGTCAACTTCTGATAGAGGTTATTCGCATTATTGTTCGGAACGCCCTGATCGCCCGTGCCCGGACCTATAAACGTATGGTTGTAGGCATCAGCCACAGGTTCACCCAGATCCATCATTGCCACCACGTTCCGCTGCCCACCGTTTGTCTGTGCGCTGGTGTTGGTGATCCAAACCTCGATACGCGTAATGTTGATGGGCGATTTCACCAACGGAAGGTCGGCCAACCATTGGTCGTAGTGGTCGCGGAAGAACTGCGTGAGGAAATAGTGACGGTACGCTTCGTACTCATCCGCTTTCACCGAGAACTTGGTAACCTGCGCCCCGCCCTGCGTTTGCACAGAATTGCTCTCGCTCTTCGCCTGCGAGAAGATTCCCGTCACGGTCAATCGTCCGAACTGCGCCACGGCCTTTACCCCGAACAGGTTCTGGCTTCCCTTGATGAGCGAACCCGTTAGTGGCAGCGAAACGTTACCCGCTTCAATGCTTCGCAAGATGTTGTCCTCATCGCACGCCTGCCATTTCAACTTCATCTGGTTCTCGAAATCGAATGTGGCGTTGGTATTGTAGTTCACGCCCAGCGACATCGCGTCACCGATCTTTCCGGTCACGTTCAGCTGAATACTCTGGTCGAAATTGAACGTGGTGTTGGTCTGCTGATTGGCCGGAAGTGCCGGGTTCTTGATCTTGCTCACGTTCACCCCGAAGATCAGTTCGGCAGAACCCTGCGGACGGATCTCTACCGTGCTTCCACAGAAGATCGACTCGAACAGTTTGCTCTTGATGTTCAGTTTTGGGATGAGCGGCTTGCGCTGACTTTCCGACTGTGTCTGCGCCTTCTCTTTCCAATAATCGCGGATGGCCTGATTGGCGTTGTAATCCTGAAACTCATCGAACGACATGTAGGTGGGCGGACGGTAGTTGATGTCTTCCCCCACGGTCTTGTTGATGTTGTACTCGCCACTTTCCGGGTCGTAATCAATATCGGTCTTGATGTTCTCCGGGTCGTTCAGATACAGGCCGTTGTCGTTGCCTGTCGGTGTGGGGTCGTAGCTGTCCGGAACCGGGTACGGAAGTGAAAGCGTATCTGTATCTGCCGCAAACGTCAACAGCTCCAGCCCCATGAACGCGTTGCGCTTGGCCGGAGTGTTGGCATCTGCACCCGCAACCAGCACCATACCGGCAGCAATAGCAAACACAACAAGCATTCTTTTCAGCATACTCCGCATCACGTACTTCTTCGGCTCAGAAATTGCTCAGGGCGTGTTTTACGATTTCTTCCACAGCGAGGTCGGTGCCGCGGGCCTTCATTACCTTATCAATGGCCTTTTCGGCCGAATTTTTGGCAAAGCCCAACGTGATCAGGGCGGTTAACGCCTCTTCCCGCTGTTTATTTTGTCCTACCATAAAGGCAAGTTCTCCCACTTCCAGCTTACCCACCTTGTCGCGCAGATCGATGATGATGCGCTCAGCCGTTTTGGGTCCCACGCCTTTGATGGACTTCAGCGTGGCCACGTCTCCGCTGGTAATGGCCTGCTTGGCGCCCGATGGGTCCAAGCTCGAAAGCACGGCCAAGGCCGTATTGCCTCCCACACCGGAAACGGAGATGAGCTGACGGAACAATTCGCGCTCATCGCGGTTGAAGAAACCGTAAAGCACATGCGCGTCTTCCCGAATGGCCAAGTGAGTGAACAGGCGGACCGTGCCCTTCTCTGGCAATTGGGTATAGGTGTTAAGGGATATCGACAGCGCGTACCCGATCCCACCACAATCTATGACAGCACTTGCAGGTGTCTTCTCTTCCAAGACACCGTGTAGGTGTGTTATCATGTTCAGCTAACGTAAGTTCGGGTAGAGGTTGAATCTATGCGCGCTCGCTCTTAGTTTTTGAAAAGGTTGGCGAAAGTAAGAATTTTAGCTTAGAGTTACGAACGAAACGACCAAGCCCCCAACGCTATTCGATGAACGGGTGGGAAACGTAAGGTAGGGTGGCACCACCTATTGCACCACCACCCGACTGAACAGGTTGACGTCATTTGTCCTCATGGCCCTTACAATATAGACCCCGTTACTGAAACCACTCAACTTCAATTCCATATTGCTTTGGTCGCTTGCCTCATTCAGTGGAACATCCGACTGCCAGACCAAACGGCCGGAAGCATCCATGACCGTCAACTTTTTAAGGTCTGTGCAAACCACGGTAAACTCTCCTGAATTCGGGTTAGGGTAAACAGAGAACACATCTCCCTTATTGAACATTCCCTGCTGCATGAGCAAGGAATCCCTTGCTGTTGCGTAGGTGAGCGAATCCGTATTCAACGTGTCACCCTCCTCATCTTCCCCTGCAAACTTACCACTTGCAAACTCCATACACGGATTGATCCTCGCAGTATAGTCCGATCCATATTCTGCCTTAAAGCCCGGATGTATTCTGACCCAATCTGCTGCAACATGGTCTGCCTGAATACCAGCCGAGACGACCGTAGAAATGGAATTCCAATACTGATCGATGGCGACCTCCAGGTCAACGGCATACCTATCGTTCTGTGGCGATGGCTGATTGATTGGCCCATTGACATATTCGGTAGGGTCTTCGGGAGGGAAGGTTGCCATTGGTTGAATCTCCACGTGTATTGGGTTTGAATACGTTAATGTACATCCAGGTTGACCGTACCAAGAAGGTGGGTTTGCAGTCCACGAGTAGCCGTATCTAAATTCATAATTCGCGGTGAAATCATAGGTGCCCGGTGCACTAAATGTGAGGCATCCATCCCCTTCAACAGTAACTTGCTCAGGCAAGTCCGTATAAGAAACGAAATCGTCAGAAAATCTGGACCCCACAGCATTGTAAACATCACAGGGTCCGTTTGCATAGTTAAAAACGCTGGACACAAAAGTGAAACTACCCGGATATAACCCTGATTCAGAACATCGCCCTAAGTCAAAATTACGCCAATAACCATACATAGAGTTCTTAATACAAATCTCCTGCCCCGGACAAAATAAACCCAATTGAGATTCGAGTTCTAACTGAGGGTCTCCTTGTTCTTCAAAAACATGTAATCTGACATACTCATAACCTAACCCAGCATCAGCCTCAACTGCACATCCAAGAGCATCCGTCACCCTGAACTTCATGTATGCTGTGTGATCAGGATAGGCAACCGTTATCAGTTGGTTAGGATTGTCAATTGGTACCGTTGGGTGTAACCATTCATACTGGTAATCAGGAGTACCTCCAGTCACCTCAGTTCCATCTCCAATTGTTACAGGATCGCCTGAACAACTATATTTCTGCGCATAAAGTCCATGAATAGCCAGTTCAGGGTCGGCAACAGCTGATAGTGAATTCGTGCCTACACATCCATTCTGATCGGTGACGAGTAACCAGACATCGGCTTGAGCAAGCCCATTATCATTCATGTAGGCACTTACGCCATTGTAGGGTACCGAGGCCGTACTTGAATTGGAAAGGGCAACAGCAGTAGGTGATGAAGAATACATGGCATCCTGTAGATCTGAGTTACCCAAGTACCAAGCATAGTTATACGGTGCCGTACCACCGCTGGCACCTCCCTGCACATCCATTGGACCTGCGCCATAGCACATGACCAACTGAGAAGGGTCGACCGTTGCCGTTGGCCCCATACTTGGATCCACTACTACACTCACCTCATCCCAGCTGATGCAACCGGTGGTTAGGTTGGTTGCCTCCAATGTGTAGGTCTGATTCCCAAATGTACCTGTGGTAATAGGAGAACCTTGGTCATTCCCTTCATTGCCAAGTCCCGGGTCACCCCAACTCCAACTGTAGGTATAATTACCCGCCACGGTTGGCACAGCGGTCAGTTCGAAACTGCCCATGGGGCACACTCCAACCGGTACGCCAGAACTGGCCGTAACACCTTCAGAAAGGTCGTTATCAATAAATACACTTATCCAATCTTCGCCCGTGCAACCGTTGTCGTCCGTTACGATCACACGGTAATTGGTATTTCCCAACGGGGCCTCTGTAGATAAGGCGCCATTTGCTTGTGTCACATCCACAGGAGAAGTCGGACTCCACTCAAACGTGTAATTGCCTGTTCCACCCCCCGTCACATCCAACCCCAATGTCACATATCCTCCAGGGCAGGAAACAACATCATCTCCAGCATCAACGATCGGTTTATCGTCATCTACCGTAATGGTTATCTGATCCGTATCGGAACACCCGTTTCCATCAGTAACTGTGACCGTATAGGTATAGACGCCATTGCCCAAAGGTGTGAACAACGGATTCTGCACATGGGGGTCATTCAATCCGGTGGTAGGGGACCAAGAGTATGTATAACCCACTCCCGAACCTCCAGTAACCGCACCACCCAACACCAACGAATTGCCCAAACACAGATTGACATCAGGTCCCGCATCCGCCTGCACATAACTTCCGGTTATGGTTATCGCATCGGTAGCAGAATTCCCGAAAGCATCCGAAACGGTCAACTCAAGCGTAACGGTACCATCTGGAACTGTAAGTATAGGATTCAACAAGGCAGGATCCGATACAACTTCAGTAATATCCACCCCAGGAAGACCTCCACCTGACTGAAAATCCCATGAAAATGTGTAGGGCGGTTTGGTACCTGACTGCACATCACCTCCTATGGTATAGATACTCTCCGGACATGCCACTATATCGTTTCCCGCATCGGCTTGGGTCAAACAGCGAAAAACTGTAATTGGCTGACTGATACTTGCTTGGTGTCCATATCGGTCTGTCACCGTAATCGAAATATCCTGATGCCAAGGTGTATCCCACGTAAAACTGTTATCGATTCTTATCCAGCCATCCTGATGCCCTGAGCCATACTCTGGACATATCCCACCAGAACCATAGAACCAATCGTTTCCGAAGGCAGTTTCCCACGCACTTCCCCACGAACCATCCCTTAGTAAAATCTGTCCTCCTGGTGATCCACCGTATGCTGTTATCTCATCATTTAAAAAATGATACTCTTGATTACACGGAC is a genomic window of Flavobacteriales bacterium containing:
- the ruvA gene encoding Holliday junction branch migration protein RuvA, whose protein sequence is MITHLHGVLEEKTPASAVIDCGGIGYALSISLNTYTQLPEKGTVRLFTHLAIREDAHVLYGFFNRDERELFRQLISVSGVGGNTALAVLSSLDPSGAKQAITSGDVATLKSIKGVGPKTAERIIIDLRDKVGKLEVGELAFMVGQNKQREEALTALITLGFAKNSAEKAIDKVMKARGTDLAVEEIVKHALSNF